In Juglans microcarpa x Juglans regia isolate MS1-56 chromosome 8D, Jm3101_v1.0, whole genome shotgun sequence, the following are encoded in one genomic region:
- the LOC121242944 gene encoding disease resistance protein RPV1-like isoform X3: MVNRTFLKVAKHPVGIESRVRDIFQHLNMGRNDIICMIGIFGTGGIGKTTISKEVYNRISYQFEGSCFLKNIRETSKVGGLIQLQKTLLYETLGISLECHDTEKNFNVIRHRLCFKRVLLILDDVDDLVQLETLAGARDWFVSGSRIIITTRDQHLLNISKADSKYEVKRLDHNEALELFSWHAFEEDKPIEDYVELSKQVMQYAEGLPLVLTVLGSDLRGQNINYWRSTLDKYKRIPSKNIQKVLCMSYDGLDDNEKEIFLDLAFFFNGQYLDHVVKILDRCGFSPENGIKRLIDKCLITITTYNTLCMHDLLQDMGREIVRKESPKEPGARSRLWFHEDIRHVLEENTGTNNVEGIDVILPEGNDHDMIRLSPKSFAKMKRLRFFKSHGAYFSGRSLDYLSNEFRVLDWSNCPLQSLPSNFHGEKLFDFKPYRGRIQEISGQFKNLTRLKFFECKFLTKILNFSSCSSLKELDIRDCGNLVKVHDSIGFLDKLARLRLYHCSNMKSFPRHLKLRSLQVLTLFNCSKVQTFPEIECKMEYLCCISLWGTPIKELPSSIGYLTPALKELFLGQCTKLMRLLSSIHQLQNLKVLISPSDCINGCCKDLMHLPISVSHSQHLKCLSLENLTNLAKEEIGLSIGYTKCLKQSLLTSSKTIKRSEPESSAELRRQLLSSLYWYLDDFSFYSSSTLQELDLSWTAVVSLPPRMKIYVELRILRLCHCEKLQEILHLPPNIQELYVRECFSLERFPEVSTKFQFYTSCGLRELRWIDLSGCHKLVANIGSQVPNPSFVEEHIQDHSCGIIFPGNKIPDWFSHTKEISNGDDPCEVDISDNLYLEEIIGIVFCAVLGSDPDYPLGPFSGICVSINGNMLVEVRFYLYGGSDHVYLNYSFPDCIEQLLRYPKEDNLRFRFYCDSYKVMFKSCGVHIIYKHEENENLTVRECSVDSSNGIQLSKRRRDDEDSNLEFNGYPQHKRRSQDLGNSNAT, translated from the exons ATGGTAAATCGTACATTTCTTAAGGTTGCTAAGCATCCAGTTGGAATAGAGTCCCGCGTACGAGACATTTTTCAACATTTAAATATGGGAAGGAATGATATTATATGCATGATAGGGATATTTGGAACCGGTGGAATTGGTAAGACAACTATTTCAAAAGAGGTCTATAACAGGATTTCTTACCAATTTGAAGGAagttgtttcttgaaaaacattaGAGAAACTTCAAAAGTAGGAGGTCTGATCCAGCTACAAAAGACACTTCTTTATGAGACTTTGGGAATAAGTTTGGAATGTCATGATACTGAAAAAAACTTCAATGTAATTAGGCATAGACTTTGCTTTAAAAGAGTTCTCCTAATTCTTGATGATGTGGATGACTTGGTTCAACTAGAAACATTGGCTGGAGCTCGTGATTGGTTTGTTTCAGGAAGTAGAATCATCATTACAACAAGAGatcaacatttattaaatatatctaaaGCTGATTCGAAATATGAAGTAAAGAGATTGGACCATAATGAAGCTCTTGAGCTCTTTAGTTGGCATGCTTTTGAGGAAGACAAACCTATTGAAGATTATGTGGAACTCTCTAAGCAAGTAATGCAATATGCTGAGGGCCTTCCACTAGTTTTAACAGTGCTAGGCTCAGATTTAAGGGGTCAGAATATAAATTATTGGAGAAGTACATTGGATAAGTATAAACGAATTCCTagcaaaaatattcaaaaagtaCTTTGTATGAGTTACGATGGATTGGATGATAATGAGAAGGAGATTTTCCTCGATCTTGCCTTTTTTTTCAATGGACAATACCTGGATCATGTCGTTAAAATATTAGATAGATGTGGTTTCTCTCCAGAGAATGGTATCAAAAGGCTTATAGATAAATGTCTCATTACAATTACTACTTACAATACATTGTGCATGCATGACTTGCTACAAGACATGGGAAGAGAAATTGTCCGAAAGGAATCACCCAAAGAACCAGGCGCACGTAGTAGATTATGGTTTCATGAAGATATTCGCCATGTACTAGAGGAAAATACT GGAACAAACAATGTTGAGGGGATAGATGTGATTCTGCCTGAGGGCAATGATCATGACATGATACGCTTGAGTCCCAAATCATTTGCAAAGATGAAAAGACTCAGATTTTTTAAAAGCCATGGTGCATACTTTTCTGGAAGATCACTTGATTATCTTTCTAATGAATTTAGAGTGCTTGATTGGTCAAACTGTCCTTTACAATCTTTGCCATCTAATTTCCATGGAGAGAAGCTATTTGATTTCAAACCATATAGAGGCCGCATCCAGGAGATTAGCGGGCAATTTAAG AACTTGACgagattgaaattttttgagtGTAAGTTCTTAACCAAAATCTTGAATTTTTCGAGTTGCTCAAGTTTAAAGGAATTGGATATTAGGGATTGTGGAAATTTAGTCAAAGTTCATGATTCTATTGGATTCCTGGATAAGCTTGCCCGTTTGCGTCTTTATCACTGCTCCAACATGAAGAGTTTTCCAAGGCATCTCAAGTTGAGATCTCTACAAGTCCTTACACTTTTTAATTGCTCAAAAGTTCAAACCTTTCCAGAAATTGAGTGTAAAATGGAATATTTATGTTGCATCTCATTATGGGGCACTCCAATAAAAGAATTGCCTTCATCCATTGGATACCTCACTCCAGcgcttaaagagttatttttggggcaatgcacaaaactcATGCGTCTCCTTAGTAGCATTCATCAGTTGCAAAATCTAAAGGTGCTAATTTCTCCCAGTGACTGTATTAATGGATGCTGCAAGGACCTGATGCATCTCCCAATCAGCGTTTCTCACTCGCAACATCTAAAGTGTCTTTCTCTAGAAAATTTGACAAATCTTGCAAAAGAAGAAATAGGTCTATCCATTGGGTACACCAAGTGTCTTAAACAATCACTCCTAACTTCATCCAAAACGATTAAGAGGTCTGAACCAGAATCAAGTGCTGAATTACGACGACAACTCTTGTCGTCGCTTTATTGGTATCTTGACGACTTCTCATTTTATAGCTCATCCACTTTGCAAGAGTTAGATCTATCTTGGACTGCAGTTGTCAGCCTTCCTCCGAGAATGAAAATATATGTTGAATTGAGGATTCTCAGATTGTGCCATTGTGAGAAACTTCAAGAAATTCTACATCTTCCACCAAATATACAAGAGCTATATGTTAGAGAGTGTTTCTCCTTGGAACGATTCCCAGAAGTATCAACAAAATTTCAATTCTATACATCCTGTGGCTTGCGAGAGCTAAGATGGATTGACTTGTCCGGTTGCCATAAATTGGTAGCAAATATAGGGAGTCAAGTGCCAAATCCTTCATTTGTTGAG GAACATATTCAAGACCATTCATGTGGTATTATATTTCCAGGGAATAAGATTCCAGATTGGTTTAGCCATACTAAGGAGATTTCAAATGGTGATGATCCTTGTGAAGTGGATATTAGTGATAACTTGTATTTGGAAGAAATCATAGGTATTGTTTTTTGTGCTGTTCTTGGATCCGACCCGGATTACCCCTTGGGGCCCTTCTCCGGTATTTGTGTTTCTATAAATGGTAACATGCTTGTAGAAGTGAGGTTTTACTTATATGGAGGCTCGGATCATGTATATCTAAATTACTCGTTTCCAGATTGCATCGAGCAATTGCTGCGGTATCCAAAAGAAGACAATCTGAGGTTTAGATTTTATTGTGATTCTTATAAAGTGATGTTTAAAAGTTGCGGAGTTCACATAATCTATAAGCATGAAGAGAATGAGAATTTAACAGTTAGGGAGTGCTCAGTAGATTCATCGAATGGTATCCAGCTTTCTAAGAGACGTCGAGATGATGAAGACAGCAACTTGGAATTCAATGGGTACCCACAACACAAGAGACGCTCTCAAGACTTGGGCAATTCAAATGCAACATAG